A single Micromonospora sp. CCTCC AA 2012012 DNA region contains:
- a CDS encoding AfsR/SARP family transcriptional regulator produces the protein MGQDGGEVIKIELLGSLRVWRKRDLTPSAPKLRRVLAALVLNANLMVSVEQLAEELWENSPPASAQTTMQTYIYQLRRRLGLAEEQSRPAHLDAADASAAPVLLTRVGGYELRLGDSAWVDVHEFDRAVSRGRAQLDSGRLEEAVETLGAGLALWRGPALVDITVGRQLSVWVTELEERRKTTMERRFGALLQMGRHHAIVDELAGVVATFPTHEGFARQLMLALHRSGRRAEGLDVFRKLRGRLVEELGVEPSAALHRLHQGILTDDPKLYALPHGTGTEHAPAVVRPRPAPVAATTRSMTAPAQLPAGIPDFVGREQELSQVERVLTASRPSDYGARIVEVHGPFGIGKTTFAVRAAHRVREHFPDGQLFVDASGLTSGDVRMADVLTATLRSCGLPRETLPESVADLSRTLRSWTGDRRVLLVIDDVLSAELLKPLLPGSSGCAVVCTNRYRHEGLPGAYRVTLPTPTMDEGLRLFAGIAGSWRIEDEGEVVEELLTMCELLPLVVRGVASRLSTRPGWSAGRLRDRLRVDESMFLDLAAGPVNLVGSIALSYRNLPDAHRRVLQMMATALPAGRTPRGVADEIGETPEAAEIILEHLVDMNLAVEMPAANQPSHRPLTSLPQYRYRLPRLIALALRSIIRAEESGLYSAAVPLPSAPQFHWSPFSLSAVHPA, from the coding sequence GTGGGCCAGGACGGGGGCGAAGTGATCAAGATAGAGTTATTGGGTTCGCTGCGGGTGTGGCGGAAACGAGACCTGACACCGTCGGCGCCGAAGCTGCGCCGGGTGCTGGCCGCCCTGGTGCTGAACGCAAACTTGATGGTCAGCGTCGAGCAGCTCGCCGAGGAGCTCTGGGAGAACAGCCCGCCCGCCAGCGCGCAGACCACCATGCAGACCTACATCTATCAACTCCGTCGCCGGCTCGGGCTCGCCGAGGAACAGAGCCGGCCGGCGCATCTCGACGCGGCCGACGCCTCGGCCGCCCCGGTCCTGCTGACTCGGGTCGGTGGTTACGAGCTGCGGCTCGGCGACAGTGCATGGGTCGACGTGCACGAATTTGACCGGGCGGTCAGCCGGGGCCGGGCCCAGCTCGACAGCGGCCGGCTCGAGGAGGCGGTGGAGACCCTGGGCGCGGGACTGGCGCTCTGGCGCGGCCCGGCGCTGGTCGACATCACGGTCGGCCGGCAGCTCTCGGTCTGGGTGACCGAGCTGGAGGAGCGCCGCAAGACCACGATGGAGCGACGGTTCGGCGCCCTGTTGCAGATGGGCCGGCACCACGCGATCGTGGATGAGCTGGCTGGCGTGGTCGCGACGTTCCCGACCCACGAAGGCTTCGCCCGGCAGCTGATGCTCGCGTTACACCGCAGCGGCCGCCGGGCCGAGGGGCTGGACGTCTTCCGCAAGCTGCGAGGCCGGCTGGTCGAGGAGCTGGGGGTGGAGCCGTCCGCCGCGCTGCACCGGCTGCACCAGGGCATCCTCACCGACGACCCGAAACTTTACGCTTTGCCGCACGGGACCGGCACCGAACATGCGCCTGCGGTCGTCCGGCCGCGCCCGGCCCCGGTCGCTGCGACGACCCGGTCGATGACCGCGCCGGCACAGCTGCCGGCCGGTATCCCTGACTTCGTCGGGCGTGAGCAGGAGCTGTCGCAGGTGGAGCGGGTGCTCACGGCCAGCCGGCCGAGCGACTACGGGGCCCGGATCGTCGAGGTGCACGGGCCGTTCGGGATCGGCAAGACCACGTTCGCGGTGCGGGCGGCCCATCGCGTACGCGAGCACTTCCCGGACGGTCAGCTCTTCGTCGACGCCTCCGGGCTCACCTCGGGCGACGTACGGATGGCCGACGTGCTGACCGCCACGCTGCGCTCGTGCGGACTGCCCCGGGAGACGCTGCCGGAGAGCGTCGCCGACCTGAGCCGGACGCTGCGCAGTTGGACCGGCGACCGTCGGGTGCTGCTGGTCATCGACGACGTGCTCAGCGCCGAGCTGCTCAAACCGTTGCTGCCGGGCTCCTCGGGGTGCGCGGTCGTCTGCACCAACCGGTACCGCCACGAGGGTCTGCCCGGGGCGTACCGTGTCACCCTGCCGACCCCGACCATGGACGAGGGGCTGCGCCTGTTCGCCGGGATCGCCGGCTCCTGGCGGATCGAGGACGAGGGCGAGGTGGTCGAGGAGTTGCTCACCATGTGCGAACTGCTGCCGCTGGTGGTCCGCGGTGTCGCCAGCCGACTGTCGACCCGTCCCGGCTGGAGCGCCGGGCGGCTGCGCGACCGCCTGCGGGTCGACGAGTCGATGTTCCTGGATCTCGCGGCCGGCCCGGTCAACCTGGTCGGCAGCATCGCCCTGAGCTACCGCAATCTGCCCGACGCGCACCGCCGGGTGCTGCAAATGATGGCCACCGCCCTGCCGGCCGGCCGGACACCGCGGGGGGTGGCCGACGAGATCGGCGAGACACCGGAGGCCGCCGAGATCATTCTGGAACACCTGGTCGACATGAACCTGGCGGTGGAGATGCCCGCCGCCAACCAGCCCAGCCACCGCCCGCTCACCTCGCTGCCCCAGTACCGCTACCGGTTGCCCCGGCTCATCGCGCTCGCGCTCCGCTCGATCATCCGGGCCGAGGAGTCCGGCCTGTACTCCGCAGCCGTGCCGCTGCCCAGCGCCCCCCAGTTCCACTGGTCCCCGTTCTCGCTGAGCGCGGTTCACCCGGCCTGA
- a CDS encoding TcmI family type II polyketide cyclase: MHRSLIVARMKPGDAGAVAGVFADSDRTDLPRMIGVTRRTLFRFHDLYFHLVEAPEDITPNLYRARSHPLYGQINTRLGDFISPYDPNWREPKDAMAEPFYVWTPEDGPVFAADAERGSA, encoded by the coding sequence GTGCACCGAAGTCTGATCGTGGCCAGGATGAAGCCCGGCGATGCGGGGGCCGTGGCCGGCGTCTTCGCCGACTCGGACCGGACCGACCTGCCGCGGATGATCGGGGTCACCCGCCGGACTCTGTTCCGCTTTCACGACCTCTACTTCCACCTGGTGGAGGCGCCGGAGGACATCACGCCGAACCTCTACCGGGCGCGCAGCCACCCGCTGTACGGCCAGATCAATACCCGGCTCGGCGACTTCATCTCCCCCTACGACCCGAACTGGCGTGAGCCCAAGGATGCGATGGCCGAACCGTTCTACGTCTGGACGCCCGAGGACGGCCCGGTCTTCGCTGCCGACGCCGAGCGGGGGAGCGCCTGA
- a CDS encoding ketosynthase chain-length factor, giving the protein MKSSSAVVTGIGVVAPTGVTTEEHWASVLAGKSGIGRITRFDAGGYPVRVAGQVPGFRAAEQVPARLVPQTDRGTHFGLVAAADALTDAGVNPAELPEYEMAVVTAASSGGTEFGQHEMERLYTKGPHWVGAYQSIAWFYAATTGQVSIRHGMRGPCGVICTEQAGGLDVLGQSRRLLASGSQLVLSGGADASLCPYGLVAQLSNGGLSAEPDPARAYLPFDADASGHVPGEGAAMLVIEDAAAAVERGAAVYGRIAGYAAGFDPPPGSPRPPVLARTIRAALTEAQLEPGAVDMVFADAAGIPSADQLEAEALAEIFTPGGVPVTAPKALTGRMYAAGAALDVATALLALRAGVIPPTGPVTRPAVGPALDLVCETRRSEPRSALVLARGYGGFTAALVLTV; this is encoded by the coding sequence GTGAAGTCATCCAGCGCCGTGGTGACCGGGATCGGCGTCGTCGCGCCAACCGGGGTCACCACCGAGGAACACTGGGCATCCGTGCTGGCGGGCAAGAGCGGGATCGGCCGGATCACCCGCTTCGACGCCGGCGGCTACCCCGTCCGGGTGGCCGGTCAGGTGCCCGGCTTCCGGGCAGCCGAGCAGGTTCCCGCCCGGTTGGTGCCGCAGACCGACCGCGGTACCCACTTCGGGCTGGTCGCCGCCGCGGACGCCCTGACCGACGCCGGCGTCAACCCGGCAGAGCTGCCCGAGTACGAGATGGCCGTGGTCACCGCGGCCTCGTCCGGCGGCACCGAGTTCGGCCAGCACGAGATGGAACGCCTCTACACCAAGGGACCGCACTGGGTCGGTGCCTACCAGTCGATCGCCTGGTTCTACGCCGCCACCACCGGCCAGGTGTCGATCCGGCACGGGATGCGCGGGCCCTGCGGAGTGATCTGCACCGAGCAGGCCGGCGGGCTCGACGTGCTGGGCCAGTCCCGGCGGCTGCTCGCCAGCGGGTCCCAGCTGGTGCTCAGTGGCGGAGCCGACGCCTCGCTCTGCCCGTACGGCTTGGTCGCGCAGCTGAGCAACGGCGGGCTGTCGGCGGAACCCGACCCTGCCCGGGCGTACCTGCCGTTCGACGCCGACGCGTCCGGACACGTGCCCGGCGAAGGTGCCGCGATGCTGGTCATCGAGGATGCGGCGGCGGCCGTCGAGCGCGGCGCCGCCGTCTACGGCCGGATCGCCGGGTACGCCGCCGGCTTCGACCCGCCGCCCGGCTCGCCGCGTCCACCCGTGCTGGCCCGCACCATCCGCGCCGCACTCACCGAGGCGCAGCTCGAGCCTGGCGCGGTCGACATGGTCTTCGCCGACGCCGCCGGGATCCCGTCGGCCGACCAGCTCGAGGCCGAGGCGCTGGCCGAGATCTTCACACCCGGCGGCGTGCCGGTGACCGCGCCGAAGGCGCTGACCGGCCGGATGTACGCCGCCGGCGCCGCGCTCGACGTCGCCACCGCCCTGCTCGCCTTGCGCGCCGGCGTGATCCCACCGACCGGGCCGGTCACCCGACCAGCCGTCGGCCCCGCCCTCGACCTGGTCTGCGAGACCCGCCGCAGCGAGCCGCGCAGCGCGCTGGTGCTCGCCCGCGGCTACGGCGGTTTCACCGCAGCACTGGTCCTGACCGTCTGA
- a CDS encoding methyltransferase, with translation MDPGPLIRLTIADCGAKVLQSAVQLDVFTALAAGPKDAAELAGAAGLHPRLAADFLDALAGLGLLIREDGRYRNSPLSDAYLVQGRDTYLGGFVDLTNETLYGTWGRLTEALRTGEPQHLDPDKGGFVGDRHADPEKMKRFLKGLDAFSDRMGAELAEAVDWSGYRSFVDLGGARGNLAAVLVDRHPHLDATCYDLPRTGPIFDEHISRLGRTGRVRFVGGDFFTDPIPQADVIVLGHILHGFDADQSRRLLRRVYQAVRPGGSVLIYDRMIDDARSNADRLLSSLHMRLVSRDGGEYRVADCRAWVAAAGFTDGGDRPLLGTHTLVIGSRPGGAQ, from the coding sequence GTGGACCCTGGTCCGCTCATCCGACTCACCATCGCCGACTGCGGCGCAAAGGTCCTGCAGAGCGCGGTGCAACTGGACGTCTTCACGGCGCTGGCGGCCGGCCCGAAGGACGCCGCGGAGCTGGCAGGGGCGGCGGGGCTGCATCCGCGGCTGGCCGCCGACTTCCTCGACGCGCTGGCCGGGCTGGGGCTGCTGATCCGCGAGGACGGCCGGTACCGCAACAGCCCGCTCTCCGACGCCTATCTGGTGCAGGGCCGGGACACCTACCTGGGCGGGTTCGTCGATCTGACCAACGAGACGCTGTACGGCACCTGGGGTCGGCTCACCGAGGCGCTGCGCACCGGGGAGCCGCAGCACCTCGACCCGGACAAGGGCGGCTTCGTGGGCGACAGGCACGCCGACCCGGAGAAGATGAAACGCTTCCTCAAGGGACTGGACGCGTTCAGCGACCGGATGGGCGCCGAGTTGGCCGAGGCGGTCGACTGGAGCGGCTACCGGTCCTTCGTCGACCTGGGCGGCGCTCGGGGCAACCTGGCGGCGGTGCTGGTGGACCGGCACCCGCACCTGGACGCGACCTGTTACGACCTGCCCCGCACCGGGCCGATCTTCGACGAGCACATCAGCCGGCTGGGCCGGACCGGCCGCGTCCGGTTCGTGGGCGGTGACTTCTTCACCGACCCGATCCCGCAGGCGGACGTGATCGTTCTCGGCCACATTCTGCACGGCTTCGACGCCGACCAGTCCCGGCGCCTGCTGCGCCGGGTGTACCAGGCGGTCCGTCCCGGCGGCTCGGTGCTGATCTACGACCGCATGATCGACGACGCCCGGAGCAACGCCGACCGGCTGCTCAGCAGCCTGCACATGCGACTGGTCAGCCGGGACGGCGGCGAGTACCGGGTGGCCGACTGCCGAGCGTGGGTGGCCGCAGCCGGTTTCACCGACGGTGGCGACCGGCCGCTGCTCGGCACCCACACCCTTGTCATCGGCAGCCGACCCGGAGGAGCGCAATGA
- the asnB gene encoding asparagine synthase (glutamine-hydrolyzing), which yields MSGLAAWVDFGREDVVNPAMVRQMARRLRHRGPDGEGEWSAPHVAFAVQRLAAVAPAVTAQPAVAPDRAVLMLDGMIYNHEDLRRELRGRGRWCPSGGDAEVALAAYVEWGAEFASRLEGMFAIVVWDPRREELLLVRDRLGVKPLCYAQRGTGLIAGSEPKALLAHPAVDPVVDADGLRELFAHGKLPGTTVFKDIFEVRPGHCVRFGGSGLIQQRYWTLEAVPHQDDLPATVAAVRRLLTEAVSSHRRGDVPVDAMLSGGIDSSALTALAARDDAGLRSYSVNFAGYTENFRPHPTMRATPDAPFAAMVAEHVGTRHTEILVDLAELTDPGLHRAAMAAQDAPSPLGDMDASLLLFFRRLGEQGRRAVLSGETADEVFDGYFWAYDPQHSNSTTFPWVSFERGHDAAAGGLGCSLIDRSLRKGLDFLGYADSHYRDALTEVSHLPGATAQERRAREVTYLALTRWAPTHLDRADRLSMAAGVQLRPPFCDHRLIEYVYNVPAELKRAGGREKGLLREAVGDLLPAPVLQRRKSAYPTIQEAAYGDAVRRRFAEVASDPGAAVAPLLDPAATTAALAAAEAPKGAFAWVERASMEMVLQLDAWLTDYAVVLRV from the coding sequence ATGAGCGGACTGGCAGCGTGGGTGGACTTCGGCCGGGAGGACGTGGTGAACCCGGCGATGGTGCGGCAGATGGCCCGACGGCTGCGCCACCGGGGCCCGGACGGCGAGGGGGAGTGGTCGGCGCCGCACGTCGCGTTCGCCGTCCAGCGGCTCGCCGCGGTCGCGCCGGCCGTCACTGCGCAGCCGGCGGTCGCGCCGGACCGGGCTGTCCTGATGCTCGACGGAATGATCTACAACCATGAGGACCTACGGCGTGAGCTGCGCGGACGCGGGCGCTGGTGCCCCAGCGGCGGTGACGCGGAGGTGGCCCTGGCGGCCTATGTGGAGTGGGGTGCGGAGTTCGCGTCCCGGCTGGAGGGCATGTTCGCGATCGTCGTCTGGGACCCGCGCCGCGAGGAGCTGCTGCTGGTCCGCGACCGGCTCGGCGTCAAGCCGCTCTGCTACGCCCAACGCGGCACCGGCCTGATCGCCGGCTCCGAGCCCAAGGCGCTGCTCGCGCATCCCGCCGTGGACCCGGTGGTGGATGCCGACGGGCTGCGTGAGCTGTTCGCCCACGGCAAGCTTCCCGGGACCACCGTCTTCAAGGACATTTTCGAGGTACGCCCGGGGCACTGCGTGCGGTTCGGCGGCAGTGGCCTGATCCAGCAGCGGTACTGGACCCTGGAAGCGGTGCCGCACCAGGACGACCTGCCGGCCACCGTGGCCGCCGTCCGGCGGTTGCTCACCGAGGCGGTGTCCAGTCACCGGCGCGGCGACGTGCCGGTGGACGCGATGCTCTCCGGTGGCATCGACTCCAGCGCGCTGACCGCCCTGGCCGCGCGCGACGACGCCGGCCTGCGGTCGTACTCGGTGAACTTCGCCGGCTACACGGAGAACTTCCGGCCGCATCCGACGATGCGGGCCACCCCGGACGCGCCGTTCGCCGCGATGGTGGCCGAGCACGTCGGCACCCGGCACACCGAGATCCTGGTGGACCTGGCAGAGCTGACCGATCCCGGGCTGCACCGCGCCGCGATGGCCGCGCAGGACGCACCGTCGCCGCTCGGCGACATGGACGCCTCGCTGCTGCTGTTCTTCCGACGGCTGGGGGAGCAGGGCCGCCGCGCGGTGCTCTCCGGGGAGACCGCCGACGAGGTCTTCGACGGCTACTTCTGGGCGTACGACCCGCAGCACAGCAACTCGACGACTTTCCCGTGGGTCTCGTTCGAGCGCGGCCACGACGCGGCCGCCGGCGGCCTGGGCTGTTCCCTGATCGACCGGTCCCTGCGTAAAGGGCTCGACTTCCTCGGGTACGCCGACAGCCACTACCGGGACGCGCTGACCGAGGTGTCACACCTGCCGGGTGCGACGGCCCAGGAGCGCCGAGCGCGGGAGGTGACCTACCTGGCGCTCACCCGATGGGCGCCGACGCACCTGGACCGGGCGGATCGGTTGAGCATGGCCGCGGGCGTCCAGTTGCGGCCGCCGTTCTGCGATCACCGGCTGATCGAGTACGTCTACAACGTGCCGGCCGAGCTGAAGCGGGCCGGCGGGCGGGAGAAGGGCTTGCTCCGCGAGGCGGTCGGTGACCTGCTGCCGGCGCCGGTGCTGCAGCGCCGTAAGAGCGCCTACCCGACCATCCAGGAGGCCGCCTACGGCGATGCGGTGCGGCGCCGGTTCGCCGAGGTGGCCAGTGATCCCGGGGCGGCGGTCGCCCCGTTGCTCGACCCGGCGGCGACCACTGCTGCGCTGGCCGCGGCCGAGGCGCCGAAAGGCGCGTTCGCCTGGGTGGAGCGGGCCAGCATGGAGATGGTCCTGCAACTGGACGCCTGGCTCACCGACTACGCGGTCGTATTGAGGGTGTGA
- a CDS encoding DUF1772 domain-containing protein, producing the protein MSLVDRTLTMIVLTGSGLLAGVLFAVALSVVPALEAMTPDRYVATHQLLGRRYDRVMPLINLASFGSAVSLAVRSPHGARTALLTGVAIALVGVALVSQLGNVPINSRVKRTDPAEVDESWPDPRRRWRGWNLLRTGFAVTACLLAAAAVVVQA; encoded by the coding sequence ATGAGCTTGGTGGACCGGACTCTCACGATGATCGTGCTGACCGGCTCCGGATTGCTGGCCGGGGTGCTCTTCGCGGTGGCGCTGAGCGTTGTCCCGGCGCTCGAGGCGATGACCCCCGACCGGTACGTGGCCACCCATCAGTTGCTCGGCCGCCGCTACGACCGGGTGATGCCGCTGATCAACCTGGCCTCGTTCGGGTCCGCGGTGAGTCTGGCGGTCCGTAGCCCGCACGGCGCCCGCACCGCGCTGCTGACCGGCGTCGCGATTGCTCTGGTCGGCGTCGCCCTTGTGTCCCAGCTGGGGAACGTGCCGATCAACAGCCGGGTCAAGCGCACCGATCCGGCCGAGGTCGACGAATCCTGGCCGGACCCGCGGCGACGGTGGCGCGGCTGGAACCTGTTGCGTACCGGGTTCGCGGTGACCGCCTGCCTGCTGGCGGCCGCCGCCGTGGTGGTGCAGGCGTGA
- a CDS encoding cupin domain-containing protein has product MGAQKVAVAEVAANTRRGGDIRVTLSPKTVGCTSGFGGVLTLAPGDRVAEHLHPHSEEFLHVIAGSLEMSVDGVPVRLQPGDSLLVPIGVRHRLVNVGSEEARAVFHLSPLAPRPELGHVDLEETGPGANPDVGGGS; this is encoded by the coding sequence ATGGGGGCCCAGAAGGTGGCGGTCGCCGAGGTGGCGGCGAACACCCGGCGCGGCGGCGACATCCGGGTCACGCTCAGCCCGAAGACGGTCGGCTGCACGTCCGGCTTCGGCGGGGTGCTCACCCTGGCGCCCGGCGACCGGGTCGCTGAGCACCTGCATCCGCACTCTGAGGAGTTCCTGCACGTCATCGCAGGCTCGCTGGAGATGTCGGTGGACGGCGTCCCGGTGCGCCTGCAGCCCGGTGACTCCCTGCTGGTGCCGATCGGCGTACGGCACCGCCTGGTGAACGTGGGATCGGAGGAGGCCCGCGCGGTCTTCCACCTGTCCCCGCTGGCCCCACGTCCGGAGCTGGGTCACGTCGATCTGGAGGAGACCGGACCGGGCGCCAACCCGGACGTCGGGGGCGGATCGTGA
- a CDS encoding beta-ketoacyl-[acyl-carrier-protein] synthase family protein — protein sequence MTRRAVITGIGAVAPGGIGREPMWDLLTAGRTATRTISLFDASNFRSRIAAECDFDPVAAGLSPQEIRRMDRAAQFAVVSAREAIADSGIDLADHDPARITVSVGSAVGCTMGLEQEYAVLSDAGRQWLVDHRYGVPHLYGYMVPSTLAVEVAWQAGAEGPVALISTGCTSGLDAVGHAVQVIEEGGADLAVAGATDAPLAPITSACFDAIRATSPDNDDPEHASRPFDGRRNGFVLGEGSAIMVIEEAEAARRRGARVYAEVSGFASRSNAHHMTGLKPDGREMAEAIRVALDRARLDPSAVDYVNAHGSGTKQNDRHETAAFKRTLGAHAYDVPVSSIKSMIGHSLGAIGSLEVAASALALHHQVVPPTANLTVADPECDLDYVPGDARAHRMDVVLSVGSGFGGFQSAMVLSRW from the coding sequence GTGACCCGCCGCGCGGTGATCACCGGAATCGGCGCGGTCGCGCCCGGCGGCATCGGCCGGGAACCGATGTGGGACCTGCTGACCGCCGGCCGCACCGCCACCCGGACCATCTCGCTGTTCGACGCGTCGAACTTCCGCTCCCGGATCGCCGCCGAGTGCGACTTCGACCCGGTCGCCGCCGGCCTGAGCCCGCAGGAGATCCGCCGGATGGACCGGGCCGCCCAGTTCGCCGTGGTTTCGGCCCGGGAGGCGATCGCCGACAGCGGCATCGACCTGGCCGACCACGACCCGGCCCGGATCACGGTCAGCGTGGGCAGTGCGGTCGGCTGCACGATGGGGCTCGAGCAGGAGTACGCGGTGCTCTCCGACGCCGGTCGGCAGTGGCTGGTCGACCACCGGTACGGCGTCCCGCACCTGTACGGCTACATGGTGCCCAGCACGCTGGCCGTCGAGGTGGCCTGGCAGGCCGGCGCGGAGGGGCCGGTGGCGCTGATCTCCACCGGCTGCACGTCCGGGCTGGACGCGGTCGGGCACGCCGTGCAGGTGATCGAGGAGGGCGGTGCCGACCTGGCGGTGGCCGGCGCCACCGACGCGCCGCTGGCGCCGATCACCTCGGCCTGCTTCGACGCGATCCGGGCCACCTCGCCGGACAACGACGACCCGGAGCACGCCTCCCGGCCGTTCGACGGGCGCCGCAACGGATTCGTCCTCGGCGAGGGCTCGGCGATCATGGTGATAGAGGAGGCCGAGGCGGCCCGGCGGCGCGGGGCCCGGGTCTACGCCGAGGTGTCCGGGTTCGCGAGCCGCAGCAACGCGCACCACATGACCGGGCTCAAGCCGGACGGCCGGGAGATGGCCGAGGCCATCCGGGTGGCACTGGACCGGGCCCGGCTTGACCCGTCCGCGGTGGACTACGTCAACGCGCACGGTTCCGGCACCAAGCAGAACGACCGCCACGAGACCGCGGCGTTCAAACGGACCCTCGGGGCGCATGCCTACGACGTGCCGGTCAGCTCGATCAAATCGATGATCGGGCACTCACTGGGTGCGATCGGCTCGCTGGAGGTCGCCGCGTCGGCGCTGGCCCTGCACCACCAGGTGGTGCCGCCGACGGCCAACCTCACGGTCGCCGACCCGGAGTGCGATCTCGACTACGTGCCCGGCGACGCGCGTGCCCACCGGATGGACGTGGTGCTCAGCGTCGGCAGCGGGTTCGGCGGATTCCAGAGCGCCATGGTGCTGAGCCGGTGGTGA
- a CDS encoding acyl carrier protein has translation MTTFTLDDLRHLFTTSEGLGGNPAFGPENLDAPLTELGYDSLAMLELAAVVQREYGVRMPDDCVIEMTTPRATIDYINCRLTEVTAA, from the coding sequence ATGACGACCTTCACCCTGGACGACCTACGTCACCTCTTCACCACCAGCGAGGGACTGGGTGGCAACCCGGCATTCGGGCCGGAGAACCTGGACGCGCCGCTGACCGAGCTCGGCTACGACTCCCTCGCCATGCTGGAGCTCGCCGCGGTGGTGCAGCGCGAGTACGGCGTACGGATGCCGGACGACTGCGTGATCGAGATGACCACCCCCCGCGCCACCATCGACTACATCAACTGCCGCCTCACCGAGGTGACCGCGGCATGA
- a CDS encoding FAD-dependent oxidoreductase: protein MTDRHHPVLIVGGGLTGLSTAVFLAWHGASATLVERHPGTSEHPKARAINPRTMEVFGAVGMAEAVRAGRSPISGNTDLVHVETLAGHERMRMPSATPEAIDRISPASWTLIDQNQLEPILRRRAEEVGVDLRFGTELVALSQDGDGVRATLRERSSGSEYDVTADHLVAADGSRSPVRALLGIGHHGPGVITELVSFFFDADLTEALRGRRIIAAYVNNDEVRGTIIPLDNDRRWVMNVSYFPDRGQRAEDFDDQRCTAIVRAAVGVSDLPVTIVGGSRPGWDISARVADRMRDGRVLVAGDAAHVMPPTGAFGASTGIQDAYNLAWKLALVHRGLAGPALLDSYDQERRPVAERTVEQAMLRFAIREGKRFEDVAGGMVSEETMTFGYRYPCGAFLPEQGTDDTLEDPFTPGGRPGARAPHVILGDFSTIDLFGRNFVVLANGGEPDWAAAATSAGAKFGVQVDTHAIEPEVPGFAERYGLQPGGAALIRPDGFVAWRTARRPADPGAALIEALRTVLAV, encoded by the coding sequence ATGACCGACCGCCACCATCCGGTGCTGATCGTCGGCGGCGGCCTGACCGGCCTGTCCACCGCGGTGTTCCTCGCCTGGCACGGCGCCTCCGCCACCCTGGTGGAGCGGCACCCGGGCACCTCCGAGCACCCCAAGGCGCGGGCCATCAACCCGCGCACCATGGAGGTGTTCGGCGCGGTCGGGATGGCCGAGGCGGTCCGGGCCGGCCGCTCACCGATCTCCGGCAACACCGACCTGGTGCACGTGGAAACCCTGGCCGGCCACGAGCGGATGCGGATGCCGAGCGCCACGCCGGAGGCGATCGACCGGATCAGCCCGGCCAGCTGGACCCTGATCGATCAGAACCAGCTGGAGCCGATCCTGCGCCGCCGCGCCGAGGAGGTCGGCGTCGACCTGCGGTTCGGCACCGAGCTGGTGGCGCTGAGCCAGGACGGCGACGGCGTCCGGGCGACGCTGCGCGAGCGGTCGTCCGGCTCCGAGTACGACGTCACCGCCGATCATCTGGTCGCCGCCGACGGCAGCCGCAGCCCGGTGCGGGCCCTGCTCGGTATCGGGCACCACGGGCCCGGTGTGATCACCGAGCTGGTCAGCTTCTTCTTCGACGCCGACCTCACCGAGGCGTTGCGCGGGCGCCGGATCATCGCGGCGTACGTCAACAACGACGAAGTGCGCGGCACGATCATCCCGCTGGACAACGACCGGCGCTGGGTGATGAACGTGTCGTACTTCCCGGACCGCGGGCAGCGCGCCGAGGACTTCGACGACCAGCGGTGCACGGCGATCGTCCGGGCCGCGGTCGGGGTGTCGGACCTGCCCGTGACGATCGTCGGCGGTAGCCGACCGGGCTGGGACATCTCGGCCCGGGTGGCCGACCGGATGCGCGACGGCCGGGTGCTGGTTGCCGGGGACGCGGCGCACGTCATGCCACCGACCGGCGCGTTCGGCGCCAGCACCGGGATTCAGGACGCGTACAACCTCGCCTGGAAGCTCGCCCTGGTGCACCGGGGCCTGGCCGGCCCGGCCCTGCTCGACAGCTACGACCAGGAGCGTCGGCCGGTCGCCGAACGCACGGTCGAACAGGCCATGCTGCGGTTCGCGATCCGGGAGGGCAAGCGGTTCGAGGACGTGGCCGGCGGGATGGTCAGCGAAGAGACCATGACGTTCGGCTACCGGTATCCGTGCGGCGCGTTCCTGCCCGAGCAGGGCACCGACGACACACTGGAGGACCCGTTCACGCCCGGCGGACGTCCCGGTGCCAGGGCGCCGCACGTCATCCTCGGCGATTTCTCCACGATCGACCTGTTCGGCCGGAACTTCGTGGTGCTGGCCAACGGCGGCGAGCCGGACTGGGCGGCGGCCGCGACCAGCGCGGGGGCCAAGTTCGGCGTCCAGGTCGACACCCACGCCATCGAGCCCGAGGTTCCCGGTTTCGCGGAGCGGTACGGCCTGCAGCCCGGTGGCGCGGCACTGATCCGTCCGGACGGCTTCGTGGCCTGGCGTACCGCCCGGCGGCCGGCCGACCCCGGTGCCGCCCTGATCGAGGCGCTGCGAACGGTCCTGGCCGTCTGA